In one Gemmatimonadaceae bacterium genomic region, the following are encoded:
- the queA gene encoding tRNA preQ1(34) S-adenosylmethionine ribosyltransferase-isomerase QueA, whose protein sequence is MSDRRPDGTKVSDYDFALPECLIAQEPMARRDESRLLVVHRATGIIEHRRFRDIVDYVPAGDALVVNTTKVIRARLLGTRPSGAPAEVLLLKALGDDVWEAMVQPGAKLQAGKMVTIGEGFHVEMLDATDRGTRRVRLHATMGAAAAIEHFGHIPLPPYMTRGDTPTDAMRYQTVYAHEAGSVAAPTAGLHFTDAVLDALSAKGVRRADVLLHVGAGTFRPISVDDPAEHVMHEESYDVSAATAAVLNEVKRTGHAVWAVGTTSTRTLESATDAQGQLAACAGDTRIFIHPPYRFRMVDHLLTNFHLPKSTLVMLVAAFAGYELTMRAYREAIEAEYRFYSYGDAMLIV, encoded by the coding sequence GTGAGCGACCGCAGGCCAGACGGCACGAAAGTCAGCGACTACGACTTCGCCCTGCCAGAGTGCCTGATCGCACAGGAGCCGATGGCCCGCCGCGACGAGAGCCGGCTGCTGGTCGTGCATCGTGCCACGGGCATCATCGAGCACCGACGGTTCCGCGACATCGTGGACTACGTCCCGGCCGGTGATGCGCTGGTGGTGAACACGACGAAGGTGATCCGCGCGCGGCTGCTGGGCACGCGACCCAGCGGGGCGCCTGCGGAGGTGCTGCTGCTGAAGGCACTGGGTGACGATGTGTGGGAGGCGATGGTGCAGCCCGGGGCGAAGCTGCAGGCGGGCAAGATGGTGACGATCGGCGAGGGGTTCCACGTCGAGATGCTCGACGCCACCGATCGCGGCACCAGGCGCGTGCGGCTACACGCAACGATGGGCGCCGCCGCGGCGATCGAGCACTTCGGGCACATCCCCCTGCCGCCGTACATGACACGCGGCGACACGCCGACGGATGCGATGCGCTACCAGACGGTGTACGCACACGAGGCGGGCTCGGTGGCGGCGCCGACGGCAGGGCTGCATTTCACCGACGCGGTGCTCGACGCGCTCTCGGCGAAGGGCGTGCGGCGCGCGGACGTGCTGCTGCACGTTGGCGCGGGCACCTTCCGGCCGATCAGCGTGGACGACCCGGCGGAGCATGTGATGCACGAGGAGTCGTACGACGTGTCGGCGGCGACGGCCGCGGTGCTGAACGAGGTGAAGCGCACCGGGCACGCGGTGTGGGCCGTGGGCACGACGTCCACGCGCACCCTCGAGAGTGCGACCGATGCGCAGGGTCAGCTGGCGGCCTGCGCCGGTGACACCCGCATCTTCATCCATCCGCCGTACCGCTTCCGCATGGTGGATCACCTCCTCACGAACTTCCACCTGCCGAAGTCCACGCTGGTGATGCTGGTGGCGGCGTTCGCGGGGTATGAGCTGACGATGCGGGCGTATCGCGAGGCGATCGAGGCGGAGTACCGGTTCTATTCGTACGGCGACGCGATGCTGATCGTCTGA
- the tgt gene encoding tRNA guanosine(34) transglycosylase Tgt, whose amino-acid sequence MTDFAFRTSHDSGSARLGWFTTPHGVVETPAFMPVGTHGTIKGLSVGEVKEAGGQMILSNAYHLYLRPGDMMVRALGGLHAFTRWDGPMLTDSGGFQVFSLSGLRKVREEGVEFQSHIDGSIHQYTPEGVMRIERNIGADVIMQLDELIAGQAERAASRAAMERSLRWLDRCRVEFDRISREGRGAPPHFEVPAGAPPMATHDPATDIVPPRQTLFPIIQGGVHPELRVASARGILDRGPWDGIAIGGLSVGESKPDMYATLEVVDPVIPRTLPRYMMGVGFPDDLVEAVRRGVDLFDCVAPTRMGRNGTAFTPDGKVQVRKSTFRHDRRPLVEGCPCQCCQHYDRAYLRHLFVSEEMLGLRLLSLHNVSYLITLMADARAALRAGTFASWSADWLTRYRAADLPATRA is encoded by the coding sequence ATGACAGATTTCGCCTTCCGCACCTCGCACGACTCCGGCAGTGCCCGCCTGGGCTGGTTCACGACACCACACGGCGTGGTGGAGACCCCCGCGTTCATGCCCGTCGGCACACACGGCACGATCAAGGGGCTGAGTGTCGGCGAGGTGAAGGAGGCAGGCGGGCAGATGATCCTGTCGAACGCCTACCACCTGTACCTGCGGCCGGGCGACATGATGGTGCGCGCGCTGGGCGGGCTGCACGCCTTCACGCGCTGGGATGGGCCGATGCTGACCGACTCGGGCGGGTTCCAGGTGTTCTCGCTGTCGGGGCTGCGGAAGGTCCGCGAGGAGGGGGTGGAGTTCCAGAGCCACATCGACGGGTCGATCCACCAGTACACGCCCGAGGGCGTGATGCGGATCGAGCGGAACATCGGGGCGGACGTGATCATGCAGCTGGACGAGCTGATCGCGGGGCAGGCGGAGAGGGCGGCGAGCCGTGCGGCGATGGAGCGGAGCCTGCGGTGGCTGGACCGGTGCCGGGTGGAGTTCGACCGGATTTCGCGCGAGGGTCGGGGGGCCCCCCCCCACTTCGAAGTTCCGGCCGGCGCCCCGCCCATGGCAACTCACGATCCCGCCACCGACATCGTTCCACCGCGCCAGACCCTCTTCCCCATCATCCAGGGCGGCGTCCACCCCGAACTCCGCGTCGCCTCCGCCCGCGGCATCCTCGACCGCGGCCCCTGGGACGGCATCGCCATCGGCGGCCTCTCCGTCGGCGAGTCCAAGCCCGACATGTACGCCACCCTCGAGGTCGTGGACCCGGTCATCCCACGCACTCTCCCCCGCTACATGATGGGCGTCGGCTTCCCGGACGACCTCGTCGAGGCCGTCCGCCGCGGCGTCGACCTCTTCGACTGCGTTGCCCCCACCCGCATGGGCCGCAACGGCACCGCCTTCACCCCCGACGGCAAGGTCCAGGTCCGCAAGAGCACCTTCCGCCACGACCGGCGCCCCCTCGTCGAGGGGTGCCCCTGCCAGTGCTGCCAGCACTACGACCGCGCCTACCTGCGGCACCTCTTCGTCAGCGAGGAGATGCTCGGCCTCCGCCTGCTGTCGCTCCACAACGTGTCGTACCTCATCACGCTCATGGCCGACGCCCGCGCCGCCCTGCGCGCCGGCACCTTCGCGTCATGGAGCGCCGACTGGCTCACCCGGTACCGGGCGGCCGACCTCCCTGCCACCCGCGCCTGA
- the yajC gene encoding preprotein translocase subunit YajC: MTSLPLPTLAILQLPGGQSLVAPLLMYGGIFAIFYFLLIRPQQQQRKKHESAVLQLKKGDRVVTAGGIIGEVQHIKAAATPSPEDEVTVKSGESRLVVERGRIAKIFSATGAATSADKVA; encoded by the coding sequence ATGACCTCCCTGCCGCTCCCGACCCTCGCCATCCTCCAGCTCCCCGGCGGACAGTCGCTCGTCGCGCCGCTGCTCATGTACGGCGGCATCTTCGCGATCTTCTACTTCCTGCTCATCCGCCCGCAGCAGCAGCAGCGGAAGAAGCACGAGTCGGCCGTCCTGCAGCTCAAGAAGGGCGACCGCGTCGTGACCGCCGGCGGGATCATCGGCGAGGTGCAGCACATCAAGGCCGCCGCCACCCCGTCGCCCGAGGACGAGGTCACCGTCAAGAGCGGCGAGTCACGCCTCGTCGTCGAGCGCGGCCGCATCGCCAAGATCTTCTCCGCCACCGGTGCCGCCACCAGCGCGGACAAGGTCGCCTGA
- the def gene encoding peptide deformylase yields the protein MAVLDIQVLGSPILRRETQPVQQMTPELRKLVSDMFDTMYAARGIGLAAPQVGRSERIAVVDLEKNPITLINPVVTTRAGRSRREEGCLSIPDIHYEVERAARVTVQALDIDMQPITLEGTDLFSACLQHEIDHLHGKLFLDYLSILKRRQAMREWDEQRDDFPDFIRRLTPDVIARLKAEDEEAGESEQHHADSL from the coding sequence ATGGCCGTGCTCGACATCCAGGTGCTGGGCAGCCCGATCCTCCGCCGCGAGACGCAGCCCGTGCAGCAGATGACCCCCGAACTGCGCAAGCTCGTCTCGGACATGTTCGACACCATGTACGCCGCCCGCGGCATCGGCCTCGCCGCCCCGCAGGTCGGACGCAGCGAACGCATCGCCGTCGTGGACCTCGAGAAGAATCCGATCACCCTCATCAACCCGGTCGTCACCACCCGCGCCGGACGCAGCAGGCGCGAAGAGGGATGCCTCTCCATCCCAGACATCCACTACGAAGTCGAGCGCGCCGCACGCGTCACCGTGCAGGCCCTCGACATCGACATGCAGCCGATCACGCTCGAAGGCACCGACCTGTTCAGCGCCTGCCTGCAGCACGAGATCGACCACCTGCACGGCAAGCTGTTCCTGGACTACCTCTCCATCCTCAAGCGCCGCCAGGCGATGCGCGAGTGGGACGAGCAGCGTGACGACTTCCCCGACTTCATCCGCCGCCTCACCCCCGACGTGATCGCACGGCTCAAGGCCGAGGACGAGGAAGCCGGCGAGTCGGAGCAGCATCACGCCGATTCGCTCTGA
- a CDS encoding methionyl-tRNA formyltransferase — translation MRILFWGTPEFAVPPLEALLGEGFDVVGVVTQPDRPVGRTRTLTPPPVKEVALREGLPVLQPERPRGEAFLAELTALGADLNVVVAYGHILPADVIEYPPRGTINIHASLLPELRGAAPIETAIRRGHTETGVTIMRMVLAMDAGPILHVARVPILADETGGELRNRLAEVGAQALIEALALLEMDRLPDIEQDHDRATFAPKIGREDARIDWAQPAPVVANLIRAYDPKPGAFTTHGGGDVKCFGVRPSHMHTHVDAPGTVIAVDGDGLLVACGEGTVRIADVHPAGKRRQAAREWAAGRGVAINDVLGLVSQA, via the coding sequence GTGCGCATCCTCTTCTGGGGCACCCCCGAATTCGCCGTGCCGCCCCTCGAGGCGCTGCTCGGTGAAGGATTCGACGTTGTCGGCGTCGTCACCCAGCCCGACCGGCCGGTGGGCCGCACGCGCACCCTGACGCCGCCGCCGGTGAAGGAGGTCGCGCTGCGAGAGGGGCTGCCCGTGCTGCAGCCGGAACGGCCGCGCGGCGAAGCGTTCCTCGCCGAGCTGACGGCACTCGGCGCGGACCTGAACGTCGTCGTCGCCTACGGGCACATCCTGCCCGCCGACGTGATCGAGTACCCGCCGCGCGGCACCATCAACATCCACGCCTCGCTGCTGCCCGAACTCCGCGGTGCCGCGCCGATCGAGACCGCCATCCGCCGCGGCCACACCGAGACCGGTGTGACGATCATGCGGATGGTGCTGGCGATGGACGCCGGCCCGATCCTGCACGTTGCGCGCGTCCCGATCCTCGCCGACGAGACCGGCGGCGAGCTCCGCAACCGGCTCGCCGAGGTCGGCGCGCAGGCGCTGATCGAGGCGCTCGCGCTGCTGGAGATGGACCGGCTGCCGGACATCGAGCAGGACCACGACCGCGCCACCTTCGCCCCCAAGATCGGGCGCGAGGACGCGCGCATCGACTGGGCGCAGCCGGCCCCCGTCGTGGCGAACCTCATCCGCGCCTACGACCCGAAGCCCGGCGCGTTCACCACCCACGGCGGCGGTGACGTGAAGTGCTTCGGCGTGCGGCCGTCACACATGCACACCCATGTGGACGCCCCAGGCACCGTCATCGCCGTCGACGGCGACGGCCTGCTCGTCGCCTGCGGCGAAGGCACGGTGCGCATCGCCGACGTGCACCCGGCGGGGAAGCGACGCCAGGCAGCGCGGGAATGGGCCGCCGGCCGCGGCGTGGCGATCAATGACGTGCTCGGGCTGGTGAGTCAGGCGTGA
- a CDS encoding thiamine phosphate synthase — translation MTRGTVPSLHALTTDVILADPGFVASAHALMHACDARVAIHLRATAVTAHRLLELALELRVVAERTGSWVLVHDRLDVAMVAGVTGAQLTSRSLSLADARRIAPALALGASVHESADAWVTAQSGATFLVAGHRDDGARMATDQVTFVSEIVEAADGCPVIAVGGMTPERASSIGRTGAAGIAAMRGIWFDDAPRAARRYLAAYDEGFRG, via the coding sequence GTGACACGCGGGACCGTCCCGTCGCTGCACGCGCTCACGACGGACGTCATCCTGGCCGATCCGGGGTTCGTGGCATCCGCCCACGCGCTGATGCACGCCTGTGATGCCCGCGTCGCCATTCACCTCCGCGCCACCGCGGTGACGGCGCACCGCCTGCTCGAACTCGCGCTGGAGCTGCGCGTGGTGGCCGAGCGCACCGGGAGCTGGGTGCTCGTGCACGACCGGCTGGATGTGGCGATGGTCGCCGGCGTCACCGGGGCGCAGCTCACCTCGCGCTCCCTCTCGCTCGCGGATGCACGCCGCATCGCCCCCGCCCTCGCCCTTGGCGCCAGCGTGCACGAGTCGGCCGACGCCTGGGTCACCGCGCAGAGCGGCGCCACCTTCCTCGTCGCGGGCCACCGTGACGACGGGGCGCGGATGGCGACGGATCAGGTGACGTTCGTGTCGGAAATCGTCGAGGCAGCGGACGGCTGCCCCGTCATCGCGGTCGGCGGCATGACGCCGGAGCGCGCCAGCAGCATCGGCCGGACCGGCGCGGCGGGGATCGCGGCCATGCGCGGCATCTGGTTCGACGATGCTCCCAGGGCAGCCCGTCGCTATCTTGCGGCGTATGACGAGGGATTCCGCGGGTGA
- the rsmB gene encoding 16S rRNA (cytosine(967)-C(5))-methyltransferase RsmB has protein sequence MTRDSAGEAPVTLAAAPARGTLITESRIAAAEILAALRGGTLLDAAFERTTTALDPRDRRWVQELVYGLLRSRGWMDAILAPRITGGLARLDADLGDLLRLGSYQLLAMGSVPAYAAIAQTVELAKRRHGIGASKLVNAVLRRIDREREQPAVATAEGAAAALDRHHDQDERLAIRSSHPRWLLERWIAQFGREATERLTAHNNTEAPIIVRPFGITVDALRAMLEERDVVTTAPALLDDGLQLPAGVSLTQLGAFQRGQLFVQDAGSALVVQYAHIPPGAVAADLCAAPGGKTLALHRAGAQVIASDRSAARLQRLHANLDRMQVTDVDVREMDATAPTLEPVDAILVDVPCTGTGTFRRHPDARWRLRVSDIALLPVLQRDILAAASSSVKPGGLLVYSTCSLEREENEAVVHDFLADDDAFVLEPPPAGTVPASVLDGGMLRVLPQEHGVDGAFAARLRRVR, from the coding sequence ATGACGAGGGATTCCGCGGGTGAGGCTCCTGTGACGCTCGCGGCGGCCCCGGCCCGCGGCACGCTGATCACCGAATCGCGCATCGCTGCGGCGGAGATCCTCGCCGCGCTGCGCGGCGGCACGCTGCTCGACGCCGCCTTCGAGCGCACCACCACCGCCCTCGACCCACGCGACCGCCGCTGGGTGCAGGAACTGGTGTACGGACTGTTGCGCTCGCGCGGCTGGATGGACGCGATCCTCGCCCCACGCATCACCGGTGGCCTGGCGCGCCTCGACGCCGACCTCGGCGACCTCCTGCGACTTGGCAGCTACCAGCTCCTCGCCATGGGCAGCGTGCCGGCATACGCCGCCATCGCGCAGACCGTCGAGCTGGCGAAGCGGCGGCACGGGATCGGCGCCAGCAAGCTGGTGAACGCCGTCCTCCGGCGCATCGATCGTGAGCGGGAGCAGCCCGCCGTCGCCACGGCCGAGGGTGCGGCAGCGGCGCTGGACCGGCACCACGACCAGGACGAACGCCTCGCCATCCGGAGCAGCCATCCGCGCTGGCTCCTCGAACGCTGGATCGCCCAGTTCGGGCGCGAGGCCACGGAGCGGCTCACCGCGCACAACAACACGGAGGCACCGATCATCGTGCGGCCGTTCGGCATCACGGTGGATGCCCTGCGTGCGATGCTCGAGGAGCGCGACGTCGTCACCACCGCGCCGGCGCTGCTCGACGACGGGCTGCAGCTCCCGGCCGGCGTGTCGCTCACGCAGCTGGGCGCCTTCCAGCGCGGGCAGCTGTTCGTGCAGGATGCCGGCAGTGCGCTGGTGGTGCAGTACGCACACATCCCGCCAGGCGCCGTCGCCGCCGACCTCTGTGCCGCGCCGGGCGGCAAGACGCTCGCCCTGCATCGCGCCGGCGCCCAGGTCATCGCCAGCGACCGCTCCGCCGCCCGCCTGCAACGCCTGCACGCGAACCTGGACCGGATGCAGGTCACCGACGTGGATGTGCGCGAGATGGATGCGACCGCGCCCACCCTCGAACCCGTGGATGCGATCCTCGTGGACGTGCCCTGCACCGGCACCGGCACCTTCCGCCGGCACCCCGACGCACGCTGGCGGCTGCGCGTGAGCGACATCGCCCTCCTGCCGGTGCTGCAGCGTGACATCCTCGCGGCCGCCAGCAGCAGCGTGAAGCCGGGGGGGCTGCTGGTCTACAGCACCTGCTCGCTGGAGCGTGAGGAGAACGAGGCCGTGGTGCACGACTTCCTCGCCGACGACGACGCCTTCGTGCTCGAGCCACCGCCGGCGGGCACCGTGCCCGCCAGTGTGCTCGACGGCGGCATGTTGCGCGTGCTGCCGCAGGAACACGGCGTGGATGGCGCGTTCGCGGCCCGGCTGCGGCGGGTGCGGTGA
- a CDS encoding PASTA domain-containing protein, with protein MSPTVVAGRDRRGGTLRQRLARRPFLTTGIAGFVLGFIAVALYLVPGAMARSASAVPNVVGLLYNDAAARLTAAGFSVKIGESLNHATAPRNSVLGQNPAPGVKSLKGNEVVLDISLGAKRGTVPNVIGLSRSDAITEIEAAGFDTPREFIEKLDQHPRGEVLATLPRGGATVPQPSTVRLTVSAGPDAIGVPSLVGMPVEDALALLGQLGLTPGATRTDSSSSQPDGFVSAQRPGASAPIVPGGTVTLTVSHPRAPRDSVAP; from the coding sequence GTGAGTCCGACCGTCGTGGCGGGACGCGACCGGCGCGGGGGCACGCTCCGCCAGCGACTGGCGCGGCGTCCGTTCCTCACGACGGGGATCGCCGGCTTCGTGCTCGGCTTCATCGCCGTGGCGCTCTACCTCGTGCCCGGCGCGATGGCGCGGAGCGCCTCCGCGGTGCCGAACGTGGTCGGCCTGCTGTACAACGACGCGGCGGCCCGCCTCACGGCGGCCGGCTTCTCGGTGAAGATCGGCGAGTCGCTGAACCACGCCACCGCCCCGCGCAACTCGGTGCTGGGGCAGAACCCGGCGCCGGGCGTCAAGTCGCTCAAGGGCAACGAGGTGGTGCTCGACATCTCCCTCGGTGCGAAGCGCGGCACCGTGCCGAACGTGATCGGGTTGTCGCGCAGCGACGCCATCACGGAGATCGAGGCGGCCGGGTTCGACACGCCGCGCGAGTTCATCGAGAAGCTCGACCAGCACCCCCGCGGCGAGGTGCTGGCCACGCTGCCGCGCGGGGGCGCGACGGTGCCGCAACCATCCACGGTGCGCCTCACGGTCAGCGCCGGCCCGGATGCCATCGGCGTTCCCTCCCTCGTCGGCATGCCGGTGGAGGACGCACTGGCGCTCCTCGGCCAGCTCGGCCTGACCCCCGGTGCCACCCGCACCGACAGCAGCAGTTCGCAGCCTGACGGCTTCGTGAGCGCACAGCGACCCGGGGCCAGCGCGCCGATCGTGCCCGGTGGCACGGTGACGCTCACCGTGTCGCACCCACGCGCGCCGCGCGACAGCGTTGCACCCTGA
- a CDS encoding ribulose-phosphate 3-epimerase, which produces MTVRIAPSLLSVDFARMADDLAMIEAGGADWLHVDVMDGVFVPNITFGLKVIETVRRLTSLPLDVHLMTVEPEKYFESFAKAGVNGLTVHVETAPHLHRQLMRIKELGCLAGATLNPSTSLETVREVAGDLDLLLIMTVNPGFGGQKFIPQSLDKIRRARQLLDGIGSRAMLEVDGGVARETIRACHAAGADTFVAGNAIFSAADPAAEVKALRDLCLLEPA; this is translated from the coding sequence ATGACCGTCCGAATCGCCCCCTCGCTGCTCTCCGTCGACTTCGCGCGCATGGCCGACGACCTCGCCATGATCGAGGCCGGCGGCGCCGACTGGCTGCACGTCGACGTGATGGACGGCGTGTTCGTGCCGAACATCACCTTCGGCCTCAAGGTCATCGAGACCGTGCGCCGGCTCACGTCGCTGCCGCTCGACGTGCACCTGATGACCGTGGAGCCGGAGAAGTACTTCGAGAGTTTCGCGAAGGCGGGCGTGAACGGCCTCACCGTGCACGTCGAGACGGCACCGCACCTGCACCGCCAGCTCATGCGCATCAAGGAGCTCGGGTGCCTCGCGGGGGCGACGCTCAATCCCTCCACCTCGCTCGAGACCGTGCGCGAGGTGGCCGGTGACCTGGACCTGCTCCTGATCATGACGGTCAACCCCGGCTTCGGCGGGCAGAAGTTCATCCCGCAGTCGCTCGACAAGATCCGGCGCGCGCGGCAGCTGCTGGACGGCATCGGCAGCCGGGCGATGCTCGAGGTGGATGGCGGCGTGGCGCGCGAGACCATCCGCGCCTGCCACGCGGCGGGTGCCGACACCTTCGTGGCGGGCAACGCGATCTTCAGTGCCGCCGATCCGGCAGCCGAGGTGAAGGCGCTCCGCGACCTCTGCCTGCTGGAGCCGGCATGA
- a CDS encoding TlpA family protein disulfide reductase — MTAGQQWSVVGAIVAVLGGALWFGSYTLRDELVGVDVGTQAPAFAGATLTEPSRSKSLADYRGKVVLLNVWATWCGPCRTEMPSIEALHKEMGPKGLHVVAVSIDSAGSAPEIAKFVESFKLTFEVLHDASGIIQQAYQTTGVPETFVIAADGTIRKKSIGASDWNSGPNRALITQLLKDAGQ; from the coding sequence ATGACGGCAGGACAGCAGTGGAGCGTGGTCGGCGCCATCGTCGCCGTGCTTGGCGGCGCGCTCTGGTTCGGCTCGTACACGCTGAGGGACGAGCTCGTCGGCGTGGACGTCGGCACGCAAGCGCCCGCATTCGCCGGCGCAACGCTGACGGAACCCAGCCGGTCGAAGTCCCTTGCCGACTACCGGGGCAAGGTCGTCCTGCTCAACGTCTGGGCCACCTGGTGCGGCCCGTGCCGCACGGAGATGCCGAGCATCGAGGCGCTGCACAAGGAGATGGGACCGAAAGGGCTGCACGTGGTCGCCGTGAGCATCGACAGCGCCGGCTCGGCGCCCGAGATCGCGAAGTTCGTGGAGAGTTTCAAGCTCACGTTCGAGGTGCTGCACGATGCCAGCGGCATCATCCAGCAGGCGTACCAGACCACCGGCGTGCCGGAGACGTTCGTCATCGCCGCCGACGGCACGATCCGGAAGAAGAGCATCGGCGCCTCGGACTGGAACTCGGGACCGAACCGCGCCCTGATCACGCAGCTGCTGAAGGACGCCGGCCAGTAG
- the tsaD gene encoding tRNA (adenosine(37)-N6)-threonylcarbamoyltransferase complex transferase subunit TsaD, producing MRILGIETSCDETSASVLSGSGDTVTLESLVILSQDVHRIFGGVVPEIASRQHLTSILPVIDQALGDAGVGLPALDAIAVTHAPGLVGALLVGVAAAKGLAMTSGVPLVGVHHLEGHLFATSLEHADAVPPFVALLVSGGHTMLIDVAEWGRYELLGATRDDAAGEAFDKAAKLLGLPYPGGRHLEALAASGDASRFRFTRPMLRRDQRPGDDDYYDVSFSGLKTAVMLAVRGSADVAADAPHIARGFQDALTETLAEKVARAVRAGGRQRVVLGGGVACNRALVAEVCRRVGPTVAVRAPSPRIATDNAAMIARAGLFHAERGNWAGLDLPATSGAPIPGMIRR from the coding sequence ATGCGCATCCTCGGCATCGAGACGAGCTGCGACGAGACGTCGGCGTCGGTGCTCAGCGGCAGCGGCGACACGGTGACGCTCGAGTCGCTGGTGATCCTCTCGCAGGACGTCCATCGCATCTTCGGCGGCGTGGTGCCGGAGATCGCGAGCCGGCAGCACCTCACCTCCATCCTCCCGGTGATCGACCAGGCCCTGGGCGATGCCGGCGTCGGACTCCCGGCGCTCGACGCGATCGCCGTCACGCACGCACCCGGGCTGGTGGGTGCGCTGCTGGTGGGCGTCGCCGCCGCCAAGGGGCTGGCCATGACGAGCGGCGTCCCGCTGGTGGGAGTGCACCACCTCGAAGGCCACCTCTTCGCCACCAGTCTCGAGCACGCCGATGCCGTGCCGCCGTTCGTGGCGCTCCTGGTGAGCGGTGGGCACACGATGCTGATCGACGTGGCCGAATGGGGTCGCTACGAGCTCCTTGGTGCCACGCGCGACGACGCGGCGGGCGAGGCGTTCGACAAGGCGGCAAAACTGCTCGGGCTGCCGTATCCCGGCGGTCGGCATCTCGAGGCCCTCGCCGCCTCGGGCGACGCGTCGCGGTTCCGCTTCACCCGGCCGATGCTGCGGCGCGACCAGCGCCCGGGCGATGACGATTACTACGATGTGTCGTTCAGCGGGCTCAAGACTGCGGTGATGCTGGCGGTACGGGGATCCGCGGACGTCGCTGCCGACGCGCCACACATCGCTCGCGGATTCCAGGACGCGCTGACCGAGACACTGGCGGAGAAGGTGGCGCGCGCGGTCCGCGCCGGCGGTCGCCAGCGCGTGGTGCTGGGCGGTGGGGTGGCCTGCAACCGGGCACTGGTGGCCGAGGTGTGCCGGCGGGTCGGACCGACGGTCGCGGTGCGGGCGCCGTCGCCACGCATTGCCACGGACAATGCCGCCATGATCGCACGCGCCGGCCTCTTCCATGCTGAACGCGGCAACTGGGCTGGCCTGGACCTCCCGGCGACGTCCGGCGCACCGATCCCGGGAATGATCCGCCGCTGA
- a CDS encoding FeoB-associated Cys-rich membrane protein — protein sequence MVEQFATALIVLAAAAFVVRRMWRAIAAARAPKGGACDAGCGCAAPPADPRVKRPG from the coding sequence ATGGTCGAACAGTTCGCCACCGCGCTGATCGTGCTGGCCGCCGCCGCCTTCGTGGTGCGGCGGATGTGGCGCGCCATTGCCGCCGCGCGGGCGCCGAAGGGCGGCGCCTGCGACGCCGGCTGCGGGTGTGCCGCGCCGCCCGCCGACCCGCGCGTGAAGCGCCCGGGCTGA